AGCCCCGAACCAGGAGGCATCAAATGGATCTTCAGAGTCTCGTCGCTGCTCACATGCCGAACCACCGCCGCCCCACACAGATGGACGCCGCGGCCGAGGGCCGATACTACCGAAATCAGATCACCCTGCCGCCGCCCTTGGGGCTTCGGTTACTCGGCCTGATCGCAACGACCGCCGGCGTGACGCTGTTTCTGGCTGGCGTCATCAAGGCATGAGGCGTCGTCATGGTCAGACAGACCGATCATGCTATGCTGCGATCCCTTGTCACTGGGGAACGGGAGATGGACGACAGCGAGGCTGACCGGGCGTCGATCATGGCGGTGATCCGCGCCGAAACCGAGGCCTGGCTGCAGCGGGACTTCGAGGCGCTGGCGAGCCATTGGATGCAGTCGCCGCAGACCCGGCGGATGGAAGCCTTCGCCTCGCTGGGCGTCCGGGTGGACGAAGGTTGGGACCCGATCGCGGCGCGGATCAAGAAGATCGTGGAGCGATTCCCGGAGAAACACGCCTTCGAGGGGCGCGTCCGCTGGGAAAAAGTCAACATCGTCGTTGACGCCAACATGGCCTGGGTGACCTTCGATCAGATCGGCAGCGACACCGGCGAGGATCGCAAGCGCCAACTGCGGATACTTCACCGGATCGGCGGCGCCTGGAAGATCGGCTGCATGGTAATGATGGAGAGCAGCGTCGAGGAGGCGAGATGCTCGCTGATCGAGGTCGACGCGGATGCAAAAATCCTCTGGACGAACCGGCTGGCGCGGGAACGGATTCGCGGCCATCCGGGGCTCGTCGCCGCTGCCGGCCGCTTGCGCGCCCGGCGGCGTGATCGCGACGTCGCGCTGCGCGAGGCGGTGCGCCTGGCATTCCATGAGTTGCAGAGCCAGAGACCTTTGAACATCGCGCCGAAGCAGGCCTGGTCGGTGGCGCTCGGCGAGGACGCGGCGGGGATTCCGCTCTACTGCTGGGTCCTGCTCGAGGACGGCAAGGCGCTGGTTTCCTTCGACGACGCCGAGACGGTGGTGCGTCGGATTGCGAGCGCGCGGGAGGTCTTCGGCCTCTCGCCGGCGCAGACCCGGCTTGCTCGCCTGATCGTCGATGGCCACGACCTCGCCGCCGCCTCCGATCAGCTTGGGGTCAGTGTCAACACGTTGCGCACCCAGTTGCAGCGCATCTTCGACAAAACAGGCGTCCGCAGCCAGGCGGCATTGGTCCGGGCGCTGTTGAGCGCCGGGACTCCGAGCAAATAAACTCGACTGCCGGGCGCCGCGGCATCCGGCTAACCGCCGTCGCCTGATCTTTCGGAGCTTAAAACTTAATGTGTGGCGACTCCATCGCCGTGGCAAGCATATTGGCATAATCGGCCTTCGGAACGTCTATCGCTCCGAACGTCTTCAGGTGTTCGGTGGTGAACTGTGTATCGAGCAGGGTGAAACCTTTTTCCCGCAGCCGCTCGACCAGATGCACGAGGCAGATTTTCGAGGCATCCGTTCGCCGCGAAAACATGCTTTCGCCGAAGAAGGCCGAGCCCAGCGAGACGCCATAGAGACCGCCGACCAGATCATCACCGTCCCAGGCTTCGACGGTATGGGCATGGCCCATGTCGAACAGCGTCGAGTAAAGGGATCTGATCGTTCTGTTGATCCAGGTGCTCGGGCGCCCGGAGGTCTCTTCCGCGCAAGCCGCGATCACCTGATCGAAAGCGTAATCGAAACGGATCTCGAAGGGTTTTCGGCGCACCGTCTTGGCAAGGCTCTTCGACACGTGGAAATCGTCGAACGGCAGCACGCCGCGCAATTCCGGCTCGACCCAGAAAATTTCCGGGTCGTCGGCGGATTCGGCCATCGGGAAGAGGCCGATGGAATAGGCGCGCAGGAGGATTTCAGGAGTGATGCCTGGTGACTTCCTGCGCGATCCTGCCATTCCCGCCCTATGCCGCCGGTGTGTTGGCGAGGTAGTCTTCCAGCCAGTGGATGTCGTAGTCGCCGTTGGCGATATCCTGGTTGGAGACGAGATCCTGGAACAGCGGCAGCGTCGTATTGATGCCGTCGACGACGAATTCGTCGAGTGCTCGGCGCAGCCGCATCATGCATTCGACGCGCGTGCGGCCGTGCACGATCAGCTTGCCGATGAGGCTGTCGTAATAAGGCGGGATCTTGTAGCCCTGATAGGCACCGGAATCGATGCGTACGCCGAGACCACCCGGAGCGTGAAAATGCGTGATCGTGCCGGGCGAGGGCACGAAGGTGCGCGGGTGCTCGGCATTGATGCGGCATTCGATGGCATGACCGGAAAAATGCACTTCATCCTGGGTCACCGAAAGACCGCCGCCGGAGGCGACGCGGATCTGCTCGTGCACGAGGTCGATGCCAGTGATCGCTTCCGTGATCGGATGCTCCACCTGCAGGCGGGTGTTCATTTCGATGAAATAGAACTCGCCATTCTCGTAGAGGAATTCGATCGTGCCGGCGCCGCGATATTTCAGCTTCTTCATGGCGTCGGCGCAGACCTGGCCGATCTTCATCCGCTGCTCGACGTTGAGCGCCGGCGAATTCGCCTCTTCCCAGACCTTCTGGTGTCGCCGCTGCAGCGAGCAGTCGCGCTCGCCAAGATGAATGGCATTGCCTTCGCCGTCGCCGAACACCTGGATTTCGATGTGCCGCGGCTTGCCGAGATATTTT
This Rhizobium sp. NZLR1 DNA region includes the following protein-coding sequences:
- a CDS encoding helix-turn-helix transcriptional regulator — protein: MVRQTDHAMLRSLVTGEREMDDSEADRASIMAVIRAETEAWLQRDFEALASHWMQSPQTRRMEAFASLGVRVDEGWDPIAARIKKIVERFPEKHAFEGRVRWEKVNIVVDANMAWVTFDQIGSDTGEDRKRQLRILHRIGGAWKIGCMVMMESSVEEARCSLIEVDADAKILWTNRLARERIRGHPGLVAAAGRLRARRRDRDVALREAVRLAFHELQSQRPLNIAPKQAWSVALGEDAAGIPLYCWVLLEDGKALVSFDDAETVVRRIASAREVFGLSPAQTRLARLIVDGHDLAAASDQLGVSVNTLRTQLQRIFDKTGVRSQAALVRALLSAGTPSK
- the aat gene encoding leucyl/phenylalanyl-tRNA--protein transferase, producing MAGSRRKSPGITPEILLRAYSIGLFPMAESADDPEIFWVEPELRGVLPFDDFHVSKSLAKTVRRKPFEIRFDYAFDQVIAACAEETSGRPSTWINRTIRSLYSTLFDMGHAHTVEAWDGDDLVGGLYGVSLGSAFFGESMFSRRTDASKICLVHLVERLREKGFTLLDTQFTTEHLKTFGAIDVPKADYANMLATAMESPHIKF
- the accC gene encoding acetyl-CoA carboxylase biotin carboxylase subunit, with amino-acid sequence MPMISKILIANRGEIALRVLRACKELGIACVVVHSTADADAMHVRLADESVCIGPPSSRESYLNIHQIVAACEITGADAVHPGYGFLSENAKFADILEAHGITFIGPTADHIRIMGDKITAKTTALELGIPVVPGSDGEVKTEEDALKTAAEIGYPVLIKATAGGGGRGMKVAKSEADVIEAWSTARTEAAAAFGNDAVYMEKYLGKPRHIEIQVFGDGEGNAIHLGERDCSLQRRHQKVWEEANSPALNVEQRMKIGQVCADAMKKLKYRGAGTIEFLYENGEFYFIEMNTRLQVEHPITEAITGIDLVHEQIRVASGGGLSVTQDEVHFSGHAIECRINAEHPRTFVPSPGTITHFHAPGGLGVRIDSGAYQGYKIPPYYDSLIGKLIVHGRTRVECMMRLRRALDEFVVDGINTTLPLFQDLVSNQDIANGDYDIHWLEDYLANTPAA